One Candidatus Eisenbacteria bacterium genomic window carries:
- a CDS encoding DivIVA domain-containing protein codes for MHERSPAGARRPQRGCGTVNISPLDIRKQTFRTVFRGADNEEVRVFLDLVATEHERLIELNNQLNERVHHCEDRLAEYREIDHTLRSSVLSAERHAAEARENAQREANLMMQEAEWRAKQMLEDSRERLNRLLEEIRDLQAKKDAYVQHLRSFLAAQSELLEHHDSYLQGVERLAEETAVLASRVRRAEVRPPLAMERPPQAQVGQAAADEPVIPPPASPRGSGFDQTQPQPRTPQASTYGQAPAPERPPQAPAQFPPTGRAMPPGPGFPPPRGLSRFGRPAPPPGSRETGAPREMSSEDSQGGRSIPERSEGLFEISADEDEAPRP; via the coding sequence ATCCACGAGCGGTCACCGGCCGGCGCGCGCCGGCCGCAGAGGGGGTGCGGCACCGTGAACATCTCTCCTCTCGATATCCGGAAGCAGACTTTTCGCACCGTGTTCCGGGGCGCGGACAATGAGGAGGTTCGCGTCTTCCTCGACCTCGTTGCGACGGAGCACGAGAGGCTGATCGAGCTGAACAACCAGCTCAACGAACGCGTGCACCATTGCGAGGACCGCCTCGCGGAGTATCGGGAAATCGACCACACGCTGAGAAGCTCCGTGCTCTCCGCCGAGCGTCACGCCGCAGAGGCGCGAGAGAACGCCCAGCGCGAGGCCAATCTCATGATGCAGGAGGCGGAGTGGCGCGCCAAGCAGATGCTCGAGGACTCGAGGGAGCGTCTCAATCGCCTGCTCGAGGAGATCAGAGATCTCCAGGCGAAGAAGGATGCCTATGTGCAGCACCTTCGGAGCTTCCTGGCCGCACAGAGCGAGCTGCTCGAGCACCACGACTCCTATCTTCAGGGCGTCGAGAGACTGGCCGAGGAGACGGCCGTGCTCGCCTCCCGCGTCCGGCGCGCCGAGGTGAGGCCCCCCTTGGCGATGGAGCGGCCGCCGCAAGCGCAAGTCGGCCAGGCGGCCGCCGATGAGCCTGTGATCCCGCCCCCCGCATCTCCCCGGGGCTCGGGCTTCGACCAGACACAGCCTCAACCCCGAACTCCGCAGGCATCGACCTATGGCCAGGCTCCGGCGCCCGAGAGGCCTCCCCAGGCTCCGGCGCAGTTCCCGCCCACCGGCAGGGCCATGCCCCCGGGCCCCGGGTTCCCGCCGCCGCGGGGACTGAGCCGTTTCGGCCGCCCCGCCCCGCCTCCGGGCTCGCGGGAGACGGGCGCTCCCCGAGAGATGAGCAGTGAAGATTCCCAGGGGGGGCGGTCGATACCTGAACGGAGCGAAGGGCTCTTCGAGATCTCAGCGGACGAGGATGAGGCTCCTCGTCCCTAG
- the lspA gene encoding signal peptidase II produces MLIALAVLAIDLLTKSLATRFIAGHASGIDVLGGLLRWTYVRNYGSAFSLIQGGRLFFIGFSILSILLIVAMARVPRYRRTPYTLSLGLILGGAIGNLVDRVLLGAVRDFIDIGIGRHRWPTFNVADIGVTVGVGLLAVLLLFPRAAGEDVQADRETDRDSDLAGAS; encoded by the coding sequence ATGCTGATCGCCCTGGCGGTGCTTGCCATCGATCTCCTCACCAAGTCGCTCGCCACGCGATTCATCGCCGGCCACGCTTCCGGAATCGACGTCCTCGGGGGTCTTCTCCGCTGGACCTATGTCCGCAACTACGGCTCAGCCTTCTCCCTCATCCAGGGCGGCAGGCTCTTCTTCATCGGGTTCAGCATCCTCTCGATCCTTCTCATCGTCGCGATGGCCCGCGTTCCCCGGTACCGGAGAACCCCCTACACGCTCTCCCTCGGTCTCATCCTGGGAGGGGCGATCGGAAACCTCGTCGATCGCGTTCTGCTGGGGGCGGTGCGGGACTTCATCGACATCGGGATCGGACGCCATCGCTGGCCGACCTTCAATGTCGCGGACATCGGGGTCACTGTCGGCGTGGGTCTTCTCGCCGTGCTCTTGCTCTTTCCGCGCGCCGCCGGGGAGGACGTTCAGGCCGATCGCGAGACCGATCGCGATTCGGATCTCGCCGGCGCATCATGA
- a CDS encoding RluA family pseudouridine synthase, which translates to MTEEEFPVGAADEGLRLDRFLAIRIPDVSRTRLQRWLEEGRVKIGRIAVKPGLALKPGWIVRVTRPDPQVSPLEAQDLALRIVHEDEEILVIDKPAGLTVHPGAGRRAGTLANGLLHLHPDRDWPGAPERPGIVHRLDRLTSGLLVVACEPRAYLELRRQIAAREVARRYLALAWGTPSAAAGTIDAAIGRDPRERKRMAVAARGGRGARTHYRVLRSLGALSLLEVRLETGRTHQIRVHLAHIGFPVFGDAVYGGGRAFLSRLSPRDRPAWTARLRRLNRQALHAYHLSLRHPRDGARWVFESPLPAEIDGLLRELAGGGDGTDGMERRTE; encoded by the coding sequence ATGACCGAGGAGGAGTTCCCGGTCGGCGCGGCCGACGAAGGCCTGCGTCTCGACCGCTTCCTGGCAATCAGGATCCCGGATGTGTCCCGCACGCGGCTGCAACGCTGGCTCGAGGAGGGGCGCGTCAAAATCGGCCGGATCGCAGTGAAACCCGGTCTCGCCTTGAAGCCCGGATGGATCGTGCGCGTCACCAGGCCCGATCCCCAGGTTTCCCCGCTCGAGGCTCAGGATCTCGCGCTCCGTATCGTCCATGAGGACGAGGAGATCCTCGTCATCGACAAGCCGGCCGGCCTCACCGTCCATCCGGGGGCGGGTCGCAGGGCAGGGACGCTGGCGAACGGTCTCCTTCATCTGCATCCGGATCGCGACTGGCCCGGCGCCCCGGAGCGGCCCGGGATCGTCCACCGGCTCGATCGCCTGACGAGCGGCTTGCTCGTCGTCGCCTGCGAGCCCCGCGCCTATCTCGAGCTGCGCAGACAGATCGCCGCCCGCGAGGTCGCCCGCCGCTATCTCGCCCTGGCCTGGGGAACCCCGAGCGCGGCCGCGGGCACGATCGACGCCGCCATCGGGCGGGATCCCCGGGAACGGAAGCGAATGGCTGTGGCGGCGCGCGGAGGCAGGGGCGCTCGAACGCACTACCGGGTGCTCCGGAGTCTGGGGGCCCTCAGCCTCCTTGAGGTTCGACTCGAGACGGGCCGCACGCACCAGATCCGCGTCCATCTGGCCCACATCGGTTTCCCCGTCTTCGGCGACGCCGTCTATGGAGGAGGCCGGGCCTTCCTCTCGCGCCTGTCTCCTCGGGATCGGCCGGCGTGGACGGCGAGGCTGCGCCGCTTGAACCGCCAAGCGCTCCATGCCTATCATCTGAGCTTGAGACACCCGAGGGACGGCGCGCGGTGGGTCTTCGAGTCGCCGCTCCCCGCGGAGATCGATGGGCTCCTGAGGGAGCTCGCGGGCGGCGGGGACGGGACGGACGGGATGGAGCGGAGGACGGAATGA
- a CDS encoding tetratricopeptide repeat protein translates to MMMRSRYLLALLVAVAVLPHAGALRNGFIFDDRAMILSNPAITGLDLQGIWTAPFWPDNPAPGLYRPVTSTSFAIDWALSGGRSWFFIAVNILLHAVATLAALCLLRAVLPSRPGIAWAAAFLFAAHPIHVEAVAWIAARSEMLAAIFFLASYRAWLEAEKRSTIAGAFLPPALWLLAMLSKESAVALPLLLLAHRLGWIEPVSERRGIRARDLGWAVSLALALFLRLWVARVPPAIAIDRVNNPLAFLDPVRRALGAGGVLGSQIPQVLTLEGYSSDYSYAEIMPGARLYIVGAAILAILLAALFLVLRRGRRTPAAWGVLFFLSLWLVIGNALVPIGSVQADRFLYLPILGLLVIAVAAFLRIPGLLSGRRVAIGFLALLVLRCGVGSALRIPEWRDDLSLFTVAVREAPRSVKARSNLAALLLREPSAESGRKALDLIEPVRLLGSDYAPLVQREAKARMFLGELERAAELYRRALDLDADSVEVLIELGNIALELGHGEEALARFEALERTRRSPDHARIGRASALHLLGRHRESADLWLRVVEVLPDSVPVRIACAVNLIAAGDTSRARSVIRVGIAWDQDPRLVEFEKSAFSGGSGD, encoded by the coding sequence ATGATGATGCGCAGCCGCTACCTCCTCGCCCTGCTTGTTGCAGTCGCCGTTCTCCCCCACGCGGGCGCACTGCGAAACGGCTTCATCTTCGACGATCGCGCGATGATCCTGTCGAACCCGGCCATCACCGGCCTCGATCTCCAGGGAATCTGGACCGCCCCCTTCTGGCCGGACAATCCAGCGCCCGGGCTCTATCGGCCCGTGACGAGCACCAGCTTCGCGATCGACTGGGCCTTGAGCGGAGGGCGGAGCTGGTTCTTCATCGCGGTCAACATCCTGCTCCACGCAGTCGCCACGCTCGCGGCCCTGTGCCTGCTGCGGGCTGTCTTGCCGAGCCGTCCCGGGATCGCGTGGGCCGCGGCGTTCCTGTTCGCCGCCCATCCGATCCACGTGGAAGCGGTCGCCTGGATCGCGGCCCGATCGGAGATGCTCGCGGCCATCTTCTTCCTCGCCAGCTATCGCGCGTGGCTGGAGGCGGAGAAACGATCGACGATCGCGGGAGCGTTCCTCCCGCCTGCCCTCTGGCTGCTCGCCATGCTCTCCAAGGAGAGCGCCGTCGCTCTTCCCCTGCTCCTTCTCGCGCATCGCCTGGGGTGGATCGAGCCTGTCTCGGAGCGGCGAGGGATCCGCGCCCGCGATCTGGGCTGGGCGGTCTCACTCGCGCTGGCCCTCTTCCTCCGCTTGTGGGTCGCGCGCGTCCCGCCCGCGATCGCCATCGATCGGGTGAACAACCCGCTCGCGTTCCTCGACCCGGTCCGCAGGGCCCTCGGGGCCGGAGGCGTCCTGGGGTCGCAGATCCCCCAGGTCCTCACGCTGGAGGGGTACTCCTCGGACTACTCGTACGCCGAGATCATGCCGGGAGCGAGGCTCTACATCGTCGGGGCGGCAATCCTCGCCATCCTGCTGGCGGCCCTCTTCCTTGTCTTGCGCCGCGGCCGGCGCACACCCGCCGCGTGGGGAGTCCTCTTCTTCCTCTCCCTCTGGCTTGTGATCGGGAACGCCCTCGTGCCGATCGGAAGCGTGCAGGCGGACCGGTTTCTCTATCTGCCGATCCTGGGTCTGCTGGTGATCGCTGTCGCCGCGTTCCTGCGGATCCCCGGGCTCCTGTCGGGGAGGCGCGTCGCGATCGGATTCCTCGCGCTCCTTGTCCTCCGCTGCGGCGTCGGCTCCGCCCTCAGGATTCCGGAGTGGCGCGACGACCTCTCTCTCTTCACCGTCGCCGTGCGCGAGGCGCCGCGCAGCGTGAAGGCGCGCTCGAACCTGGCGGCCCTCCTCTTGAGGGAGCCATCGGCCGAGAGCGGGCGCAAGGCGCTGGATCTGATCGAGCCGGTCAGGCTTCTCGGCAGCGACTACGCCCCGCTCGTCCAGCGCGAGGCGAAGGCGAGGATGTTCCTTGGCGAACTCGAACGCGCAGCCGAGCTTTACCGCAGGGCCCTCGATCTCGACGCCGATTCCGTCGAGGTCTTGATCGAGCTGGGGAACATCGCGCTGGAGCTGGGGCATGGCGAGGAGGCCCTCGCCCGATTCGAGGCCCTGGAGCGCACCCGCCGCTCTCCCGACCATGCGCGGATCGGCCGGGCGAGCGCTCTGCACCTGCTCGGGCGCCACCGCGAATCGGCCGATCTCTGGCTCCGCGTCGTCGAGGTCCTTCCCGATTCGGTTCCCGTGCGGATCGCCTGCGCCGTCAATCTGATCGCGGCGGGAGACACATCGCGCGCGAGGAGCGTGATCCGCGTGGGAATCGCCTGGGACCAGGACCCCCGCCTCGTGGAGTTCGAGAAGTCGGCCTTCTCAGGCGGGTCGGGAGACTAG
- a CDS encoding purine-nucleoside phosphorylase, whose protein sequence is MSESELSRAIREAVEALRHLTSSQPLVGVILGTGLGSLPHGFETDTVVPYERIPNFPRSQVESHANELVFGRLGGRPTVVMKGRVHYYEGFSMREVTFPIRVLRGLGAKYLVISSAVGGMDPTLSLGDIVLVADHINLMGDNPLIGPNDETLGPRFPDMSEPYDRSLQEIATQVALEERIALGKGTLVAVAGPNLETRAEYRFLRWCGADVVGMSMVPENLVAIHGGMKVAALAVVTDLCFPDALEPVDVDRILATAAEAAPSLSRLIAGLVARIPQQA, encoded by the coding sequence ATGTCCGAGTCCGAACTATCCCGCGCGATCCGCGAGGCCGTCGAGGCCCTGCGGCATTTGACTTCGAGCCAGCCCCTGGTCGGAGTCATCCTGGGGACTGGGCTCGGTTCCCTCCCGCATGGATTCGAGACCGACACGGTCGTCCCCTACGAACGGATCCCCAACTTCCCCAGGTCCCAGGTCGAGAGCCACGCCAACGAGCTGGTCTTCGGCAGGCTGGGGGGCCGCCCAACGGTGGTCATGAAGGGTCGGGTCCACTACTACGAGGGCTTCTCGATGCGGGAGGTGACCTTCCCGATCCGGGTCCTCCGTGGGCTAGGCGCGAAGTACCTGGTCATCTCAAGCGCCGTGGGAGGGATGGACCCCACCCTCTCGCTCGGCGACATCGTCCTCGTCGCCGATCACATCAACCTGATGGGGGACAACCCCCTGATCGGCCCGAACGACGAGACGCTCGGGCCCAGGTTCCCCGACATGTCGGAGCCATATGACCGGTCCCTTCAGGAGATCGCCACGCAGGTAGCTCTGGAGGAGCGGATCGCGCTGGGGAAGGGAACGCTTGTCGCCGTCGCCGGCCCGAACCTCGAGACGCGCGCGGAGTACCGCTTTCTTCGATGGTGCGGGGCCGATGTCGTCGGCATGTCGATGGTTCCGGAGAACCTGGTCGCCATCCATGGAGGGATGAAGGTTGCCGCGCTCGCGGTGGTGACCGATCTATGCTTCCCGGATGCGCTCGAGCCTGTGGACGTGGACCGGATTCTGGCGACGGCGGCCGAGGCCGCCCCGTCGCTCTCGCGCCTGATCGCGGGGCTGGTCGCGAGAATTCCCCAACAGGCATGA
- a CDS encoding TraR/DksA family transcriptional regulator → MNKKDLKHFEKRLQVERDRLADSLGKLENSVLRHSQRESSGDLSAYSIHPADLGTDSMEREKDLQVASAEGRLLAEIKEAISRLEEGTYGVCESCGKEIDKRRLDVVPHVRYCLKCQEKEERRFAS, encoded by the coding sequence GTGAACAAGAAGGACCTGAAGCACTTCGAGAAGAGACTCCAAGTGGAGCGGGATCGGCTCGCCGATTCCCTCGGCAAGCTCGAGAACAGCGTGTTGAGGCACTCGCAGCGCGAATCCTCCGGAGACCTCTCCGCTTACTCGATCCACCCCGCCGATCTGGGAACCGATTCGATGGAGCGCGAGAAGGATCTCCAGGTGGCTTCCGCGGAGGGGAGGCTGCTGGCGGAGATCAAGGAGGCGATCTCGCGCCTGGAGGAGGGGACCTACGGCGTCTGCGAGTCGTGCGGGAAAGAGATCGACAAGCGCCGTCTCGATGTCGTCCCACATGTCCGGTACTGCCTGAAGTGTCAGGAGAAGGAGGAGCGCCGTTTCGCCTCCTAG
- a CDS encoding class 1 fructose-bisphosphatase gives MTRRAENIGITFSQHLALQQKLHPGASGGFTALLQEIMVAAKIISREVRKAGLVDALGLTGKTNVQGEAVQILDDFANTTIIRNVHHTGHLCVMSSEENEEPIPIPDEYPSGPYAMTFDPLDGSSNIDANVSIGSIFSIHRKRSRGEKGTLEDLLQPGAAQAAAGYVIYGSSTILVYVANRQVHGFTLDPTVGEFLLSHPHIRIPESGGIYSVNEGNSHAWEEPTRRIVESLKGTENPRGKPYSGRYVGSLVADFHRTLLYGGIFLYPADAKSRQGKLRLLSEAAPIALIAEGAGGRATTGRGPILDLQPTELHERVPLIVGSPREVAWAESFYRGKGA, from the coding sequence ATGACACGCCGCGCGGAGAACATAGGGATCACCTTCAGCCAGCACCTGGCCTTGCAGCAGAAGCTCCATCCGGGAGCCTCGGGCGGCTTCACGGCGCTGCTGCAGGAGATCATGGTCGCGGCGAAGATCATCTCCCGCGAGGTCCGCAAGGCGGGCCTGGTCGACGCCCTCGGCCTGACGGGCAAGACGAACGTCCAGGGGGAAGCGGTCCAGATCCTGGACGACTTCGCCAACACGACGATCATCCGCAACGTCCACCACACCGGCCACCTCTGCGTGATGTCCTCCGAGGAGAACGAGGAGCCGATCCCGATCCCCGACGAGTACCCGAGCGGACCCTACGCGATGACGTTCGATCCCCTGGACGGATCGAGCAATATCGACGCGAACGTCTCGATCGGCTCGATCTTTTCGATCCACCGGAAGCGGTCGCGGGGCGAGAAGGGAACGTTGGAGGATCTCCTCCAGCCGGGGGCGGCGCAGGCGGCCGCGGGCTACGTGATCTATGGGAGCAGCACGATCCTGGTCTATGTCGCGAACCGGCAGGTGCACGGCTTCACCCTCGACCCGACCGTGGGCGAGTTCCTGCTCTCGCACCCGCACATTCGGATTCCCGAGTCGGGCGGCATCTACAGCGTCAACGAAGGGAACTCCCACGCCTGGGAGGAGCCCACGCGCCGGATCGTCGAGTCGCTGAAGGGGACGGAGAACCCGCGCGGGAAGCCCTATAGCGGCCGCTACGTCGGATCCCTCGTCGCCGACTTCCACCGGACCCTTCTTTACGGCGGCATCTTCCTCTATCCGGCCGACGCGAAGAGCCGGCAGGGCAAGCTCCGCCTCCTGAGCGAGGCGGCCCCGATCGCCCTGATCGCAGAGGGCGCGGGAGGGCGCGCGACGACCGGCCGCGGGCCGATCCTCGATCTGCAGCCGACCGAGCTTCACGAACGGGTCCCCTTGATCGTCGGAAGTCCGCGGGAAGTGGCGTGGGCGGAGTCGTTCTATCGCGGCAAGGGGGCATGA
- a CDS encoding carboxymuconolactone decarboxylase family protein, producing the protein MTRDPHGIADEQYAALRRHFDEGMIVEISAVAGLFN; encoded by the coding sequence ATGACCCGCGATCCCCACGGGATCGCGGACGAGCAGTACGCGGCATTGCGCCGCCACTTCGACGAGGGGATGATCGTCGAGATCTCCGCGGTCGCGGGCCTCTTCAACTA